The sequence GAGCCCGACGTGGTCCCGCCAGCTCCGCGGCTCGGCGGAGGAACGTTCGGTGCGGCGGATCAGGCGGGCGAAGAAGCCCGCGGGAGGAGGGCGGTCCACGTCAGCGCCCCGGGCCGGACGGCGGGACCTCTCGGCCGCGGTCCTCCGCGTCGTAGGCGGCGACGATCCTCTGGACGATCGGGTGCCGGACGACGTCGCGCTCGTCGAACGTGACGAAACCGATCTCGGGAACGTCCGAGAGGATCCGGCGCGCTTCGCGGAGCCCGGAGGCCTTCCCCTGCGGCAGGTCGACCTGCGTGACGTCCCCCGTGATGACCGCCTTCGAGAAGAAGCCGATGCGCGTGAGGAACATCTTCATCTGCTCGGAGGTCGTGTTCTGGGCCTCGTCGAGGATGATGAACGCGTCGTTCAGGGTCCGGCCGCGCATGAACGCGATCGGCGCGACCTCGATGACGCCGCGCTCGAGCATCTTCCCGGTCTTCTCGTACCCGAGGATGTCGTACAGCGCGTCGTAGAGAGGACGGAGATACGGGTTCACCTTCTCGACCATGTCGCCCGGCAGGAACCCGAGACGCTCCCCCGCTTCGACGGCCGGACGGCAGAGGACGATCCGCTTGATCTTGCGCTCGAGCAGCGCCGCCGCCGCCATCGCGACGGCGAGATAGGTCTTCCCGGTGCCGGCCGGGCCGATGGCGAAAACGACGTCGCGCTCCGCCACGGTCTTGAGGTACTGCCGCTGCTTGACGTTGCGCGGCGAGACGACGGCGCGGAGCGTGGGTCCGAGGTAGTCGTGCGAGAAGAAGTCGACGAGCGAGGCGTCGGGGTCCTCCTTCACCACGGCGATCGCGGTCAGGACGTCGGACTTCTGCAGCGCGTGCCCTTGCTGGAGCAGCTCCGAGAGCTCGGCCAGCATGCGCTGCACCACCGGGACGGCGGGCCCCTCCCCGGCGACGGAGATCTCGGTGCCGCGCGCCTTCAGACGCACACCGAACGCGTCCTCGATCGCGCGAAGGTTTTCGTCGAGCCGCCCGAAGAGAGAGGAGACGCCGCTCTCGGGAATCGTCACGGTTTGCGAGCTTTCCGAGATTCTTCTCCTCCCGCGGACTCGTCCGCCCGGTCAAAGGCTACCATCGGCGGCCCGGCCGTGCAACGCGAAGGGCCCGCCGAGGCGGGCCCTTCCGAGGCGGCAAGCGCTTTATTTCGAGAGTGATGCGAGGAAATGGCCGATCTCGTCCCCCGCGACGTTCTCCATCCGCCGCCGGAGCGAGTCGCTCGCCTGCGCGAGCAGCTTGTGGTGGGCGGCCACCACGACCTTGCCGGAGGGATCCTCGATCTTGAAGTCGAACACGATCGTCCCCGAGCCGGCCGCCTGGCCGATCCAGCCGCCCCAGGAGGCGGCGGCCGACGGCGGGCGGAACTCGGTGACCTGCCCGCGCAGCGAGTAGGAACCGGAGGTCTTCGAGAGCTTGATCGCGCCGCCGGAGCGATCGGCCGAGTTGTCGACGATCGACGACTGGATGAAGTCGGGGAGCTCCTTCCACGAGAGATCGCCTTTCTCCTTGTCCGGGCGCTCTCCCTTGAGCTCGAACGGATACACGTGGATCGTCTTGCCCGAGAGGTTGACGCCGTCGGCCACGTACTCCTGGTCGAGGTACTTCCCCTTGTGCGTGTCGACGCCGAGGAACTCCTTGTCGGGTCCGGGGCTGTCCTTCGATTTCGCCTGGAGCGCGGCCGGGGCGGCGAGCGCCGCGACGAGAAGCGTGATCACACCCAGTTTACGCATGCGATTTCCTCCTTGAAAATTCGGGATGTCAGGAAATTTTCGCCGAGAACTTCTTCCCCTGGAGCGTCAATGTGAGCGAACGGCTGTCGCCGCCCGCGAACGTCGCCGTCAGGGGCTGATACCCTTTGATCGTCGGATCGGGCGTCGTCAGCCACACCTTCACGCTCACCGCGCCCGCCGCGACATGGATCGTGTCCGAGACGGTCCCCCCGTCCTTCTTTCCGAAGTCGAAGTTCTTCCGATAAACGATCAAGTCGTTCACGGCCACCATCAGGTATCCCTTCGGGATCGGGCTCGCGAACGTCAGGCGCATCGTCGCGGGCCCGGCCGCCGCCGGCGCGGGCCGGGCGGCCGCTCCGGCCGCCGGCGCGCCGCCCGCGGCGCCCCGGGACTGCGGCTGGCCGGCGCGCGCGAGGGTCTGGGCCTTCTTCTTCTCCGCTTTCTTGAGCTCCGCGCGCTTGACGTTCGCGATCGAACGCCGCGCGTCTTCCGACAACTTCACCGCCTCCGGGTTCTGCGCGTCGATGTTCAACGCGGCCTCCGCTTCGGAGAGGGCGGCGTCGAAGTTCTTCTGCTCGAGCGCCGTCCGGCCGTTCTGGATGTGGGCCGCGACGAGAGCGGCCTTGGCCTGATCGGCCTTCTTCGACTCCTCGTTGCGCAGGCCCTCCTCCGCCATCTGGCTGTACTGGCGCGCGGCCTTCATCGAGGGATCCTTCTGGAGGATCGCGCGAAAGATCGCGAGGCTGTCGGCATAGCGACCCTTCTGGTACAGGTCCCGGCCCGAGGCGAACTGCTGCTCGAGCGCGAGTTGAACGCGGTTGATCTCGTCGGCCGCCTTCGCCGGCTCGGCCTTCGGGATCCGGAGCTTCAGCCCGATCACGACGGCGGCGACGGCGATCACGGCGAGACCGACGATTCCCCACCAGTATTTCGGGTTGACGGCGGCGTGCCAGACCGACGGGCCGGCCGGCGGAGCCGCGGGAGCGGGCGCCGAGAGGGCCGCAGCTTCCGCGGGGACACCCTCGGGCGGAGCGGCCGCGGCTGCCGGAGCCTCTCCGAGCGGATTCGTCTCGATCGGGACGTGCGGCGAGGAAGGGTGAGTCTCGTCGTGATCCACGCCCGGCCTCGCGCCGCCCGACGCCTCGGCCGCGCCCTGCCGGGCGACGTCCTCGAGGTTCTCGAGCTTGAGCGTCGGGAGATTCTCGGCGGAAGAGACCATCGTGCCGAGGTCCTGGAAGATCGCCTGTTCCTCGAACCGCGCCTTGGCCTGGTAGAGCGCGAGCGCGAGGTCTTTCCCTCTCTGGAAGCGGTTCCAGGGGTCCTTGGCGAGCGCCTTCGAGAGGATCGCGTCGAACTCCCCGGGGATGTTCTTCGACGGGTCGGCGATCGGCGCGTAGTTCTCGTGGACGATCTTGTAGGAAATGGTCGTCAGGTTCTCCCCGGAGAACGGCTTCTTGCGGGAGAGCATCTCGTAGAGCACGACGCCGAGGGAGAAGATGTCGCTGCGCCCGTCGACGGGCGCGCCGGTGACCTGCTCCGGCGACATGTAGTTCGGCGTGCCGAGGAACTGGCCGGTCGTCGTCAGGTTCGAAGACGCCACCTTCGCGATGCCGAAGTCGGTGATCTTCACCTTCCCGTCCGTCGTGATCATGATGTTCGCCGGCTTGACGTCGCGGTGGATGATCCCCTTGCGGTGCGCGTAGTCGAGCGCCTCGGCGACCTGCCCGATGATGTCGGCGATCTGGTCGGGCGCGAAGCCGGCCCGGTCGACGAGGAGCGCCTTGATCGTCTTCCCCTCGATGTACTCCATCGCGATGAACGAGACGCCGCTGTCCTTGTCCTCACCGACGTCGTAGATCGTGACGATGTTCGGATGCGATAGGATCCCGGCGGTCTGCGCCTCGCGCATGAACCGCTCCCGGAATTCCCGCGACTCGGAATCGTCCTCGTCTCCCGCGGACGCTCGGATCGTCTTGATCGCGACCAGCCGCCCGATCGAGGGGTCCTTGGCGAGGTAGACGACGCCCATGGCTCCCTTGCCGAGCTCGCTCAGGATCTCGAACCGGCCGAGACGGCTCAGCTTGGGAATGTTGTCGGCGCGTTCGCTCATTGTCTTGTTTCCGGTTGTGGTCCTACAGGATCCGAGAATTCTAAGAGGGGGGAACCGCGGGTGTCAACGCCGCCCGGGAGAGTGACCCGTCGTCGCTCCGCCGCGAAAGCCCGCGCCTCAACCGAGTTTCGGAGGAGCGGGCCGCGCGGCCGCGGCGCGCACGCGCGCGTCCTGACGCTCGAAACCCAGCTGCGCGATCCGGTCGAGCAGCTCTCCCAGGGGCACGCCGGCGCGCTCCCAGAGCTTCGGGTACATCGAGATGGACGTGAATCCGGGCAGCGTATTGAGCTCGTTCACCAGGACGCGGCCGGTCGATTTCTCCACGAAGAAGTCGGCGCGGGCGAAGCCGGAACACCCGGCGATCATGAAGGCGCGCACGGCGAGGGAGCGCACCTCCTCCGCCACGCGGGGCGGAAGGGGCGCCGGAATGAGAAGCCGGGCGCCGTCGCTCAGGTACTTGTCGTCGTAGTCGTAAAACTCCCGGCCGGGTACGATCTCGCCGCATCCCGAAGCGCCCGGTTCGTCGTTGCCGAGCACGCCGCACTCGACCTCGCGCGCGTCGATCCCCTCCTCCAGCAGGACCGTGCGGTCGTAGGCGAACGCCTCCTCGACCGCGCTTCCGAGCCCTTCCCACTCCTTCACTTTCGTCACGCCGAGCGAGGACCCTCCGGCGGACGGCTTGACGAAGACGGGAAGCGGGAGGCGCCGCGCCGCGGCCTCCGCGACCGATGACGCGCTCCCCGACCATTCGCTCCGCTCGACGGCGATCGAGCGGGCGACCGGAAGCCCGGCGTCGCGCATCCTCGCCTTGAACGCGGCCTTGTTCATCCCGAGCGCCGATCCGGCGACGTCGGACCCCGCGTACGGAATCCCGAGCGTCTCGAAGAACCCCTGGAGGGTCCCGTCCTCGCCGGTTTCCCCGTGGACGATCGGGAACGCGAGGTCGATCCCGTCGAACCGTCCGGCGGGGAGCCGCACCGAGGCGCCCGGAGCGGCGCCGAAGCCGCCGCGGAGGATCGCCCGCGAGTCCGCGTCGTCGCGGAAGTTTCCCGAGGGGTCGATCGCGATCGGCACGGTCTCGTACCGATCGGGCGGGAATCCGGCCACGATCGTCCGCGCCGACACGATCGACACCTCTCGCTCGGCCGAGGCGCCGCCGAAAACGACGGCGACCCGCGTCCTCACCACTCGACGACGCGGACCGCGCGGATCGGCCCGGCGCGCTCGAGCGCGACGACCGCGTCGGGGGGCGGGACCGTGTCGACCGACAGCACCGACACCGCGCCCCCGGCGGGTTCGCCGCGGGACAGCGCGAGCTCGCCGATGTTGATCCCCGCTTTCCCGAGGATCGTTCCGACGAGCCCCACGACGCCCGGAACGTCGTCGTTCTCGACGTACAGCGCGACGCCGCGCGGGCGGAACTCGACCGGCCGGCCGTCCACCGAGACGAGCCGCGCGTCGCCGCGGCCGAAGATCGTCCCTTCGACGGACCGGACGCGCCCGCCGACGTCCAGGGTCACGCGGAGCAGCGCGGCGTAGTCCCCCTTCTCCTCGTGGGACGTCTCCGCGATCGATATCCCCCGGTCCCGCGCGGCCGAAAGAGCGTTGACGAGATTCACCGTCTCGGGCGACGACCCGGAGAGGGCGCCCTTGACCGCCGCGAGCGCCGCCGGTCGGAGGAACTCGGCCGGAAGGTTCCACGCGTCCACCGCGATGCCCCGAACGAGGCCGTCGGCGATGCCCCGAAGGAACCGCGTGGCGCGTTCGGCGAGGTCCATCCAGGCCGCCGCGCCCGCGGGATCGGAGAGCTTCCGGAACGGAAGGTTGACGGCGGGGACGTAGGCCGCCCCGGCGAGGGCGTCGCGCACGGCGTCGACGGTCTGCGCGGCGACGCGCTCCTGCGCCTCCTGCGTCGAGGCGCCGAGATGCGGCGTCGCCAGGACGTTGGGCCGCTGGAAAATCGGATGCGCGACGTCCGGCGGCTCCGGGTCGAACACGTCGAGGGCCGCGCCGCCGAGCCGCCCCGCGGCGAGCGCGGCGTCGAGAGCGTCGAGGTCGACGAGGCTCCCCCGCGCCACGTTGACGAGGAAGGCTCCGGGCTTCATCGCCGCGAGCGCGCGGGCGTCGATCATCTTCTTCGCCGACTCCGTCGCCGTCGCGTGCAGCGTCACGACGTCGGCGCGCGCCAGCAGCGTCTCGAGCTCGACGAGGTCGACGCCGATCTCGCGCGCCTTCTCGGGAGGAAGGAAGGGGTCGTAACCGACGACCGACGCGCCGAACGCCTGCGCGCGGCTCGCGACCCGCGACCCGACCTGCCCGACGCCGACGATCCCGACGACCTTTCCCTCGAGCTCCATCCCGACGAACTTCGAGCGCTCCCACTTCCCCGCCGCGAGAGACGCCGCCGCGGGGACGATGCGCCGCAGCAGCGCCAGCAGCAGGGCGAACGTGTGCTCGACGGCGGAGACGACGTTGCCGGTCGGGGAATTGATGACGAGGACGCCCCGTTTCGTCGCCGCCGGCATGTCGACGTTGTCGACTCCCACGCCCGCGCGGCCGACGATCGAGAGCCGGGGCGCGGCGGCGAGAAGCTCGGCGTCCACTTTCGTTCCGCTCCGGACGAGCAGGACGTCCGCCTCGCCGAGCGCGGCGAGGAGCTTCACGCGCGGCCAGCCCACCGCGTCGACGATCTCGTGGCCGTCGCCGCGGAGCCGATCGATCCCGCCCGGAGAGATCTTCTCCGCGACGACGATCCGGCTCAACCGCGGCTGTCCGGCATCGCGGCGTCGATCGCCGCCAGGAGGTTTTCGAGCGAATCCGCGTCGATGTCGCCCATGTGGGCGATCCGGAACGTCTCGCTCTTGAGCTTCCCGTAGCCGCCGCCGATCGTCCACCCGGCCGCCGAGAGGTTGTTCTTGAGCTTCTCCGCGGAAACCCCGGCGGGCGGCCGCAGGCAGGAGACCGTGGGCGAACGGTCGGATTCGCGCGCGGCGAAGAACGCGCAACCGCTCTTCTGCGCCCAGCGGGCGACCATTTCGCGGAGAGCCCGGTGGCGCTCGAACCGCGCGGCCATCGTCTCGCGCTCGAGGAAGTCGAGCTGGACGTCGAGGGCGTACAGGTGCGGGATCGACGGCGTCGTCGGCGTGTGGTGCTTCTTCGAGAACTCCTCGTATTCCGAGAATCGGAAGTAGTGCGAGCGGACGCCGGCCGAGCGCGACCGCTCGAGGAGCCGCTTCGACACCGCGCCGACGGCGAGGCCCGGCGGGAGCGCGAGCGCCTTCTGCGAGCCCGCGAGGACGAGGTCGAGCCCCCACTCGTCGGTCCGGACCGGAGCGCCCGCGAGCGACGTGACCGCGTCGACGAGGAGAAACGCGTCCGAGTTCTCGCGTACGACGCGCGCGATCTCCGCGAGCGGGGAGATCACTCCCGTCGACGTCTCGTTGTGGACGACCGTCACCGCGTCGTACTTCTTTTCGGCGAGCGCCTTCCGGAGGCGGTCGGGGTCGGCCGCCTCGCCCCACGCGAACGCGAGCCGGTCCGCTTCGAAGCCGTTGTCGGTCGCGATCTTGTTCCAGCGCTCCGAGAACGCGCCGACGGTGACCGAGAGCACGCGCGACGGGGCCGCGTTCTGCAGGCCGGCCTCCATGAGGCCCGTCGCCGACGACGTCGCGAGCAGCACGAAGTTCGTCGTGTCGAACACCATCGGCATGCGGCGCTCGATCCGCTCCTGGAGATCGGCATACGACTTCCCGCGGTGTCCGATCATCGGTTTGGAGAGCGCCGCGAGCACCTCGGGGCGGACCCACACGGGACCGGGGAGGAAGAACCTGATCGTCCCGGCAAACGGCGGTTTGTCGCTCATGGAATCGATTCTTCCTTCTGCCGCCGGTCCTGTCAAACGAAGCGCTCGAGCGCTCCCGGGAGCTCGTCGAGGGAGGCGATCATCGCGTCGGCCCCCGCCTCCCGCAGGTACTCCTCGGAGCGGGATCCCGTCGGAAGCACGATCGCCCGGCAACCTCCCGCCCGCGCGAAAGCGACGTCCACCTCCATGTCGCCGACGCAGACGGTCTCGGCCGCCCCGGCGCCCATGGCGGAGAGGAGCGAGCGGAGCATCGCCGGATCGGGCTTGGGCGGGTGCGCGTCGTCGGGTCCGGCGATCGCGGCGAAACACGACGCGATTCCCTTCGCCTCGAGAATCATCCGGGAGAACCGCGGCGGCTTGTTCGACGCGAGCGCGAGCGCGAACCCGGCCGCCTCGAGCCGCATGAGCGCCGCCTCGACGCCGGGAAGGAGGCGCGAGCCGCTGACGGCGACCTCCGGGTAGCGCGCGCGGAAGAGGCGGACGCCCTCGGCCGCGAGCTCCGTGCCGGCCGCCTGCTCGAGAAGGCTCTCGAGCCCGTGGCCGACCATCGCTCGAACGCTCGCGCGGCCGGGGACGGGAAGGCCGAGACCGGTCATCGCATAGCCGAGCGCGTCGTGGATCGCGTCGTAGCCGTCGATCAGGGTCCCGTCGAGGTCGAAGACGACCGCGCGAGGCTTCAAGAGGCGAACCGGGCGGCCTTCATCAGCTCCCCGGCGAGCGCGCCCAGTTCGCGCGAGAAGTCCCGTCCGGCGAACTCGACCGTCCGCTCCCCGGCGCGGCCGACCTCGATCCGGAGCATCGGGAGCGACTTGTAGCCTTCGACCAGCACGAGATCGCACTCCCCGAAGTCCCGGTCGAGGATCCGCCGCAGGTCGATCGACTCGCGCCGACGGATCGTCGAAGCGGACGGGCGGACGAACGCCGCGGGATCTCCGCCCGCCGCGACATGCCTCGCCGAATCCTTTCCGGGCAGGTCGTCGTAGACCTCGTGGGGGGTGTGCTTGATGGTCCCCACGCACATCCCGCGCGCGCGGAGCAGCGGCAGGAGCTTCTCGAGAACGGTCGTCTTCCCGGAATCGTGTGCCCCCGAGATCCCGACCGCGACGGGCCACGAATCCGAGTAGAGCCGGCTCTCCGGGGAGAACGGCGCGACGTCCTGCTGCCTCGCGTAGAACGGAGCGAGGTCCTCGCGCGCCTCGAGCCGTTCCCGGAACTCGGACGATCCCGTCAGGAGGTCGATCGCGGGCCGGTCCTCGAACTCGTACGGGTCGGCCCGCCAGCGGAACTCGCGCGGCGCCTGGCGGGCGGCTTGCTCGACGATGCGGAGGCCCGTCTCGTACGGGCGGTAGACGTCCGGGTCGGTCACGTCCTGGAAGACGCCGTGGCAGGTCTCGCCGGCGTGCTTGTGGAATTGCGGCCGGAAGTGGACGGCCCGGAACCGCACGCCGGGAAGGCCGAGCTCCGACATCGCGCCGGCGAGCCGCCCTGCGTCGAGATACGGCGCTCCGACCTGCTCGAACGGGCGCGTCGTGCCGCGTCCCTCCGAGAGGTTCGTCGCCTCGAACAGGCACCCGCCCGGGTACACGAGCGCGGTCGAAAGCGAAGGCATGTTGGGCGAAGGCGATACCCACGGCACGCCGGCCGGCCATGCCCGGCGCCTTCCCCACGCGCGCATCGGGACGACGGTCAGGTCCGCTTCCGGCCGGGCCTCGGCCTGGTACTGCCGGGCGAGCTCGCCGACGGTCCGTCCGTGCCGGACCGGCACGCGCCGCCACCCGACGAACGAAGTATGGTCGGGCGACTGCGGCTCCCCCTCCACGCGTTCCCCGATCGGGTTGGGCCGGTCGCACACGACCACGCGGACTCCCGCGCGCGCCGCGGCGTCGATCGCGAGGCAGATCGTCCAGACGAACGTGTAGTAGCGCGAGCCGACGTCCTGCAGGTCGCACACGAGAACGTCGATCCCTTCGAGGTCCGAAGGCTTCGGCGAGAGCGTCTCGAACGTCGAGCCGTAGAGAGAGCGGACCGCCAGCCCGGTGCCGGGGTGCACGGCGTCGGCGACGGCCGCCATGTCCTGGGCGCTTCCGTCGATCCCGTGCTCCGGTCCGAAGAGGCGGACGAGCCGGGTCCCGGGGATCCGGCGAAGGACCTGCCATGAGGCCTCGCCCGTCGCGGTGACTCCCGCGGGGTGCGAGAGGAGCGCCGCGCGCGCCCCTTCGACGGCGGCGGGGTCCTCCTCGAGCGCCTCGATGCCGAAGCAGAACACGCGCGGGATGATATCCCCCCCCCGTCGCAATCGCGACGCTCGCGGAGCTCGGATCGCGATTGCTCCCGCCGCGCGGGCGTTCCGCTCGATGGCTCGCGCACTGGCGTGCGCGGCGATCGGCGCGCTCGGCGCTGACGCGCCGGCCGCTCCGCGGCCGCGACCGGCGTCGCGCGCTGGATACCCTTCACGGAACGCTCTCCGCGCGTCGACTCTCGCGGCTCGGGCTCCCGCCCTCGACCACTTCGGCGCCCCACGGGAGCCGGGTCCCGCGGGCGTCGTTCCGGCGACATGAACTCAGGGCCGACTTTTTCGTATCCTCGGACATGCCGATCCTGCGGGAGTGGATGGCCATGGCGCGCGAAACGGCGCGTTCGCTCCGCCGCGACGAGGTCGTCGGACTCTACTCGCGCGAGTGGAAAGGGGCGCGCCGGCAGCTCGTCTCCGAGCACCGCGAGGAGATCGAGCGGACCCGCAACGGCGTCCGGCGGTTCTTCCGCATCGTCAACGCGGTCGCGTTCGGTCTCGTCAAGCGGCTCGCTCCGCCTCGGCGCCTCGTCTTCGCCGTCGCCGGCCTGTTCCTGGTCGGCGCGCTCGTCACGGGCCTCCAGATGGCCTCGGGGCACCGGGCCGAGGCGGAATACTGGCGGCTCGCCTCCAACACCGTCGATTTCCTCCTCGCGGCGTTCCTGCTGATGACCTTCCTCCTCGCGATGGAGCTGATCGACAAGCTGCAGTTTCGCGACGAGCTCGTGCTCGCGCGCGAGCTCCAGCGCGACCTCCTCCCGAAGGCCGTCCCGAAGGTCCCGGGATTCGAGCTCTCCGCGTACAACCGGATCGCGAACATGGTCGGCGGCGACCTCTACGACTTCACCCCGCTCCCCGACGGACGGCTCGCGGTCCTCTTCGGAGACGCCTCCGGCCACGGGATGACGGCGGGCCTCGTGATGGCGGTGGCTCACGCCGCATTCCAGACGCAGCTCGAATCGGACCCGTCGCCCGCGGCGATCGTCGGCACGTTGAACCGGGTGCTTTGCCGCACCGGCGGCCCGCGGTCGTTCTTCTCCTGCGTCTACCTGCTGCTCTCGCCCGACGGGTCGTTCTCGGCGACCGTTGCCGGGCATCCGCCGGTCCTGCTCGTCGGAGACGACGGGACGGTTCGGCGGGAGGTCGGGCGGGGCGCGTATCCGCTCGGGATCAAGACCGGCCTCGACTGGCTTCCCATTCCGGGAGCGGTCGCCCCCGGAGAGCTCCTCGTGTTCTGCTCGGACGGACTGGCGGAGGCCAGGAGCGCCGCCGGAGAGGAGTTCGGCGACGCGCGGATCGCCGCGATCGTGCGCGATCACGCGGGGCGCGCCGCGTCGGACGTCGTCGAGTCCCTCGCTTCGGAAGTCGCCCGCTTCTGCGGCCGCGAAGCTCCTGAGGACGACATCTCGATCCTCGTGATCAAGCGCGCCGCCGCCCTGCGGGCGCTTCCGGCCTGATTCCGCCCCCTCAGGCTCCCGCGAAAAGGTCGCGCCATTTTCGCTCGAGGAGCGCGCACTCGGATGCCCCCTCGGCGGGCGCCCACGACGCGAGGTCTTCCGCGACCGGCGGCGCGTACGGGCCGGCCTTCGTCTCGAAGAAGACGCTGCCGGGAGAGAGCGCGACGAGCGTGTGCCACGCCTCGGGAGGGAAATCGGCCCCGAGCGTCTCCCCGGCGGCGTCGAGCGCCCGGCGGCCGACGACCGTCCCCGCGTCGTCGAAGAAGAGGATCCCGATGCGCCCGCCGACGACGATCGCGGTTTCGCTCTTCGGCGGATGGAGGTGCCGGTGCGGGCGGACGTAGGTCCCGGGCTCCATCGCGTTCAACAGCCGGTGAACGGGGTCCTCCATCGCGTGGAGGTTGCGGTTCCGGCGGCGCCGCGGCGATTCCTTCGCCTCCCGCGAGAGCGCTTCGATCGCCTCGCGCGTGATCCACGCCGGACCACGGCGTTCGTTCACGCTCCCCCGCGGGGGACCGGGGAAACTCCGATCGGGCGCCCGGGCGGCGCCGCGGGCGCGGGACGGCGATTTCGGCGGACCTCCGGCTTCTCGAGAAACTCCGAAAGGTCCCGCCGCGCGAGAAAGAGGTGCGCCCGGCCGGCGGCGTCGGCCGCCTTCATCGCGTTCATCCGGGCTCGCAGGTCCGTCAGCGCGAGAAGCGTCCGTCCCCGGACTTCCGGCGCCGCCGTCTCGTCCGCCGCGAGATCCATCATCCGATCGAGGACGACCCGCTGCGACACGCGCCGCAGGGCCGCCAAACGCGCCGTCCGGTCCGGCGGCGCGTCCCACGTCGCGGCGACGAGAGCGCGGAGGAGCTCTTCGAGGGACGGCGCTCCGGATTCGGGGTCGAGCGTGAGGCGCGCCGCCCGCCTCGGGTCGAGGAGCGGCGCGACGACGAGGTCCGAGAGGCTGCGCGCGGCCGTCAGCGGGCTGAACGTCTCGCCCGCTTCCGACGGAAACCGCTCCCGCGTGGGGTTCTCGCCCTGCGGCGCCGCGACCAGAGCGGCGGTGATCCGGTCGGGGATGTCGAGGTTCTCGGGGCGGAGCGCCTCGAGGAGCCGTTCGATCGCTTCCTTCTGCCGCGCGGCGGCGACCCAGGCCACGGGCTTCTGGCCGTCGCCGGCGACCGCGTTGGTCTGGTACTGGCCTCCCACGAACTGCTGCGCCGTCTGGATGGCGAAACGGTGGTACAGGTAGGCGAGCGAGAAGCGCCTCTGCAGGTCGTAGACCGGCTCACCGGGCGAGAGCTGCCCCGGTCCGAAGCGGTCGAGGATCACGCGGCGCACCCGGAGCGTCGTGTCGAGCCATCGCACCGGATCCGCCCCCCAGTCGTACTCGGCCCAGCGGGGATCGCTCTCGAGCGGATAGACGTCGCCGCGCGCGTATCCCTCCCGCACGATCGCGTCGAGCTCCCGCGGGCTCGCGTCCGCGGAGTAACCCCACCGGATCATCAGGCGGTCGTACGAGCCGATGTCGTTCGGGTAGGCGTCCGAAAAGTCGAGGCGCCCGTCCTTGAGCTGGACGTTGGCCGCGAGGTAGTCCATGACCGACCCCCACCCGAAGGTGGTCGCCGCCCAGTCGTGCATCAGCCCGAGCGTGTGGCCGACCTCGTGCGCCACCAGATAGCGGAGCCGCTCCAGGACGAGATTCTCTTCGGCGATCCCCGGATCGCCCGGACCTTCGGCGGCGAGCCAGGAGAGATCCGGCGCGTCGCCGGCGTCGCAGGCGAGCGGCGACGGCGAGCGCGTCGGCGGGAGGAAATTCCGCCACATCCGGGAGGTGGTGCGGCGGCGGTGGGAGTCGATGCGGGCGACGCCGTGGAGGATCTCTCCCGTGCGGGGATCGACCTGGATCTCGCCGAACGACCAGCTGCGGTCGACCCGGTTCACCCATTCGATGCCGG is a genomic window of Thermoanaerobaculia bacterium containing:
- a CDS encoding PhoH family protein: MTIPESGVSSLFGRLDENLRAIEDAFGVRLKARGTEISVAGEGPAVPVVQRMLAELSELLQQGHALQKSDVLTAIAVVKEDPDASLVDFFSHDYLGPTLRAVVSPRNVKQRQYLKTVAERDVVFAIGPAGTGKTYLAVAMAAAALLERKIKRIVLCRPAVEAGERLGFLPGDMVEKVNPYLRPLYDALYDILGYEKTGKMLERGVIEVAPIAFMRGRTLNDAFIILDEAQNTTSEQMKMFLTRIGFFSKAVITGDVTQVDLPQGKASGLREARRILSDVPEIGFVTFDERDVVRHPIVQRIVAAYDAEDRGREVPPSGPGR
- a CDS encoding protein kinase; this encodes MSERADNIPKLSRLGRFEILSELGKGAMGVVYLAKDPSIGRLVAIKTIRASAGDEDDSESREFRERFMREAQTAGILSHPNIVTIYDVGEDKDSGVSFIAMEYIEGKTIKALLVDRAGFAPDQIADIIGQVAEALDYAHRKGIIHRDVKPANIMITTDGKVKITDFGIAKVASSNLTTTGQFLGTPNYMSPEQVTGAPVDGRSDIFSLGVVLYEMLSRKKPFSGENLTTISYKIVHENYAPIADPSKNIPGEFDAILSKALAKDPWNRFQRGKDLALALYQAKARFEEQAIFQDLGTMVSSAENLPTLKLENLEDVARQGAAEASGGARPGVDHDETHPSSPHVPIETNPLGEAPAAAAAPPEGVPAEAAALSAPAPAAPPAGPSVWHAAVNPKYWWGIVGLAVIAVAAVVIGLKLRIPKAEPAKAADEINRVQLALEQQFASGRDLYQKGRYADSLAIFRAILQKDPSMKAARQYSQMAEEGLRNEESKKADQAKAALVAAHIQNGRTALEQKNFDAALSEAEAALNIDAQNPEAVKLSEDARRSIANVKRAELKKAEKKKAQTLARAGQPQSRGAAGGAPAAGAAARPAPAAAGPATMRLTFASPIPKGYLMVAVNDLIVYRKNFDFGKKDGGTVSDTIHVAAGAVSVKVWLTTPDPTIKGYQPLTATFAGGDSRSLTLTLQGKKFSAKIS
- a CDS encoding D-alanine--D-alanine ligase family protein, with amino-acid sequence MRTRVAVVFGGASAEREVSIVSARTIVAGFPPDRYETVPIAIDPSGNFRDDADSRAILRGGFGAAPGASVRLPAGRFDGIDLAFPIVHGETGEDGTLQGFFETLGIPYAGSDVAGSALGMNKAAFKARMRDAGLPVARSIAVERSEWSGSASSVAEAAARRLPLPVFVKPSAGGSSLGVTKVKEWEGLGSAVEEAFAYDRTVLLEEGIDAREVECGVLGNDEPGASGCGEIVPGREFYDYDDKYLSDGARLLIPAPLPPRVAEEVRSLAVRAFMIAGCSGFARADFFVEKSTGRVLVNELNTLPGFTSISMYPKLWERAGVPLGELLDRIAQLGFERQDARVRAAAARPAPPKLG
- the serA gene encoding phosphoglycerate dehydrogenase, with the protein product MSRIVVAEKISPGGIDRLRGDGHEIVDAVGWPRVKLLAALGEADVLLVRSGTKVDAELLAAAPRLSIVGRAGVGVDNVDMPAATKRGVLVINSPTGNVVSAVEHTFALLLALLRRIVPAAASLAAGKWERSKFVGMELEGKVVGIVGVGQVGSRVASRAQAFGASVVGYDPFLPPEKAREIGVDLVELETLLARADVVTLHATATESAKKMIDARALAAMKPGAFLVNVARGSLVDLDALDAALAAGRLGGAALDVFDPEPPDVAHPIFQRPNVLATPHLGASTQEAQERVAAQTVDAVRDALAGAAYVPAVNLPFRKLSDPAGAAAWMDLAERATRFLRGIADGLVRGIAVDAWNLPAEFLRPAALAAVKGALSGSSPETVNLVNALSAARDRGISIAETSHEEKGDYAALLRVTLDVGGRVRSVEGTIFGRGDARLVSVDGRPVEFRPRGVALYVENDDVPGVVGLVGTILGKAGINIGELALSRGEPAGGAVSVLSVDTVPPPDAVVALERAGPIRAVRVVEW
- a CDS encoding alanine--glyoxylate aminotransferase family protein, coding for MSDKPPFAGTIRFFLPGPVWVRPEVLAALSKPMIGHRGKSYADLQERIERRMPMVFDTTNFVLLATSSATGLMEAGLQNAAPSRVLSVTVGAFSERWNKIATDNGFEADRLAFAWGEAADPDRLRKALAEKKYDAVTVVHNETSTGVISPLAEIARVVRENSDAFLLVDAVTSLAGAPVRTDEWGLDLVLAGSQKALALPPGLAVGAVSKRLLERSRSAGVRSHYFRFSEYEEFSKKHHTPTTPSIPHLYALDVQLDFLERETMAARFERHRALREMVARWAQKSGCAFFAARESDRSPTVSCLRPPAGVSAEKLKNNLSAAGWTIGGGYGKLKSETFRIAHMGDIDADSLENLLAAIDAAMPDSRG